The proteins below come from a single Kitasatospora sp. NBC_00315 genomic window:
- a CDS encoding phosphatidylinositol-specific phospholipase C domain-containing protein codes for MSVRRFIAAATPLLAAAALALAVPAQQADATGPSDLPFSGATTVGLHNTYDPAAFPFLAQALDTGTGLIELDAWTDTVTTEWKVSHSNPLGNANNCVSATSPAQLYSGGANKNLETCLDDIRVWLGAHPGSGPLVVKLELKGGFAANRGMGPTELDSLIAAHLGSAVFRPADLLAKPGGGAYATLDDAARAGNWPSRSALAGRVLLDVIPGTVEEQNPFDTLHTDVEYSRHLRDLVAAGQAGKAQVFPVVHGAAAGDPRSAYAETSIRPWFVVFDGDAAAYLGGIDTGWYDSRHYLLVMTDAQNVAPAISATDPTADQAAARAAQLAAAHASIVSSDWRHLPSVQSQVLPRG; via the coding sequence TTGTCCGTACGCCGCTTCATCGCCGCCGCCACACCGCTGCTGGCCGCCGCAGCGCTCGCCCTCGCCGTCCCCGCGCAGCAGGCGGACGCCACCGGGCCGTCCGATCTCCCGTTCTCCGGCGCCACCACCGTGGGGCTGCACAACACCTACGACCCTGCGGCCTTCCCGTTCCTGGCCCAGGCGCTGGACACCGGCACCGGCCTGATCGAACTCGACGCCTGGACGGACACCGTCACCACGGAGTGGAAGGTCAGCCACTCCAACCCGCTCGGCAACGCCAACAACTGCGTCAGCGCGACCAGCCCCGCCCAGCTCTACAGCGGCGGGGCCAACAAGAACCTGGAGACCTGCCTGGACGACATCCGGGTCTGGCTCGGCGCCCACCCCGGCAGCGGACCGCTGGTCGTCAAGCTGGAGCTCAAGGGCGGCTTCGCCGCGAACCGCGGAATGGGCCCGACCGAGCTGGACTCGCTGATCGCCGCCCACCTCGGCAGCGCCGTCTTCCGGCCCGCCGACCTGCTGGCCAAGCCCGGGGGCGGCGCGTACGCCACGCTCGACGACGCGGCCCGGGCCGGCAACTGGCCGAGCCGCTCGGCGCTGGCCGGCCGGGTCCTGCTGGACGTCATCCCCGGCACGGTGGAGGAGCAGAACCCGTTCGACACGCTGCACACCGACGTCGAGTACTCCCGCCACCTGCGCGACCTGGTCGCCGCCGGACAGGCCGGCAAGGCCCAGGTGTTCCCGGTCGTCCACGGCGCCGCGGCGGGCGACCCCCGCAGCGCCTACGCGGAGACCTCGATCCGTCCCTGGTTCGTGGTCTTCGACGGTGACGCCGCCGCCTACCTCGGCGGGATCGACACCGGCTGGTACGACAGCCGCCACTACCTGCTGGTGATGACGGACGCCCAGAACGTCGCCCCGGCCATCAGTGCCACCGACCCGACCGCCGACCAGGCCGCCGCCCGGGCGGCGCAGCTGGCCGCGGCCCACGCGAGCATCGTCTCCAGTGACTGGCGCCACCTCCCCTCCGTACAGTCCCAGGTGCTCCCGCGCGGCTGA
- a CDS encoding VOC family protein: MITTDYVDGSPCWIDLGAPDVPAAVAFYGAVFGWKFQPYGPDGGDYGFFRSDGRTVGAVGRLTEEGARSAWMLYFRTSDAEATARTVEQAGGAVRTAPGDVESHGRMAQFTDPQGGQFAVWQPRATQGMEAVDEPGTLSWVELYTTDAKAARAFYGTVFGWATQDMPMPGGNEGTYTLITPAGLAPERMHGGLMELPAEHLALNGGRPYWHPVFGTADCDASVAKVTANGGSVQMGPDDAPGVGRIAVCLDPHGADFVLLAPAPAEG, translated from the coding sequence ATGATCACCACTGACTACGTCGACGGCTCGCCCTGCTGGATCGACCTCGGCGCTCCGGACGTCCCGGCCGCGGTCGCCTTCTACGGCGCGGTGTTCGGCTGGAAGTTCCAGCCCTACGGTCCGGACGGGGGCGACTACGGCTTCTTCCGCTCGGACGGCAGGACCGTCGGCGCGGTCGGCCGGCTCACCGAGGAGGGAGCCCGCTCGGCCTGGATGCTCTACTTCCGGACGTCCGACGCCGAGGCGACCGCGCGGACCGTGGAGCAGGCCGGCGGCGCCGTGCGGACGGCGCCGGGCGACGTCGAGAGCCACGGCCGGATGGCGCAGTTCACCGACCCGCAGGGAGGACAGTTCGCGGTCTGGCAGCCCCGCGCCACCCAGGGCATGGAGGCCGTGGACGAGCCCGGCACGCTCAGCTGGGTCGAGCTCTACACCACCGACGCGAAGGCCGCCAGAGCCTTCTACGGCACCGTCTTCGGATGGGCCACCCAGGACATGCCGATGCCCGGTGGCAACGAGGGGACGTACACGCTGATCACCCCGGCCGGCCTCGCCCCCGAGCGGATGCACGGGGGGCTGATGGAGCTGCCGGCGGAGCACCTCGCGCTGAACGGCGGCCGCCCCTACTGGCACCCGGTGTTCGGCACGGCGGACTGCGACGCGAGCGTCGCCAAGGTGACCGCGAACGGCGGGAGCGTGCAGATGGGCCCGGATGACGCGCCCGGTGTCGGCCGGATCGCCGTCTGCCTCGATCCGCACGGCGCGGACTTCGTGCTGCTCGCCCCGGCGCCGGCGGAGGGCTGA
- a CDS encoding carbohydrate-binding protein, with the protein MAAFGLLAGGLSALAVVGSADAATTTTALSSNWYASAPYLMPEDNNPPDAAAVMDATGQKAFQLAFILDSGGCNPAWGGTSSINTDTTMPAVIQKIRDKGGDVSVSVGGYGGNKLGQSCGTPEATAAGYQKVITKYNLKAIDFDLEEPEYENTAAIHNEIGAARILQQNNPGLYVSITTAGTTAGTGWFGTQMLNEAKSQGFTPNNFSIMPFDGGFSGAAAQTDALVKFNTLLQTTFGWNEATAYAHEGVSLMNGRTDAAEYFKQADFQTVLDFATAHHLARYTYWSVNRDRQCAGSVDPGLSGACSSVAQADWDFTKYTVKFAGATPPTTTASPTATATASPTSTTTSNPGTCTAPAWSATTTYVANDKVSYSGHNYHAKWWTLNENPSASGQWGVWGDDGAC; encoded by the coding sequence ATGGCGGCGTTCGGCCTGCTGGCCGGCGGTCTGAGCGCGCTGGCAGTCGTCGGCTCGGCCGACGCCGCGACGACCACGACCGCGCTCAGCAGCAACTGGTACGCCTCCGCGCCGTACCTGATGCCCGAGGACAACAACCCGCCGGACGCCGCGGCAGTCATGGACGCCACCGGCCAGAAGGCCTTCCAGCTCGCCTTCATCCTGGACTCCGGCGGCTGTAACCCCGCCTGGGGCGGCACCTCCTCCATCAACACCGACACCACCATGCCCGCGGTGATCCAGAAGATCCGCGACAAGGGCGGCGACGTCTCCGTCTCCGTCGGCGGCTACGGCGGCAACAAGCTCGGCCAGAGCTGCGGCACCCCCGAGGCGACCGCGGCCGGCTACCAGAAGGTGATCACCAAGTACAACCTCAAGGCGATCGACTTCGACCTGGAGGAGCCGGAGTACGAGAACACCGCGGCGATCCACAACGAGATCGGCGCGGCCCGGATCCTGCAGCAGAACAACCCCGGCCTGTACGTGTCGATCACCACGGCGGGCACCACGGCCGGCACCGGCTGGTTCGGCACCCAGATGCTCAACGAGGCCAAGTCGCAGGGCTTCACGCCGAACAACTTCTCCATCATGCCGTTCGACGGCGGCTTCAGCGGCGCGGCCGCGCAGACCGACGCCCTGGTCAAGTTCAACACCCTGCTGCAGACCACCTTCGGCTGGAACGAGGCCACCGCCTACGCCCACGAGGGCGTCTCGTTGATGAACGGCCGCACCGACGCCGCGGAGTACTTCAAGCAGGCCGACTTCCAGACCGTCCTGGACTTCGCCACCGCGCACCACCTGGCGCGCTACACCTACTGGTCCGTCAACCGCGACCGGCAGTGCGCCGGTTCGGTGGACCCGGGCCTCTCCGGTGCCTGCTCCAGCGTCGCCCAGGCCGACTGGGACTTCACCAAGTACACCGTGAAGTTCGCCGGTGCCACCCCGCCCACCACCACCGCCAGCCCGACGGCGACCGCGACCGCCTCGCCGACCAGCACCACCACCTCCAACCCGGGCACCTGCACCGCACCGGCCTGGAGCGCGACCACGACCTACGTCGCGAACGACAAGGTCTCCTACAGCGGCCACAACTACCACGCCAAGTGGTGGACGCTGAACGAGAACCCGAGCGCCAGCGGCCAGTGGGGCGTGTGGGGCGACGACGGCGCCTGCTGA